One region of Lathamus discolor isolate bLatDis1 chromosome 2, bLatDis1.hap1, whole genome shotgun sequence genomic DNA includes:
- the LOC136008007 gene encoding microtubule nucleation factor SSNA1-like isoform X1 — MYGQEPFCVVLVFCEEALSECRRLLQSGDFREQWKSFGRMTQQGAVLQGYNNELVKCIEDLCMQKEELNKQIQQAEEEKTKLQHEIQILSEQLECVCENLAQKVASRNELDAILAETEAAYMKILDSSRTLLNVLKKEVGSLKHTPELKTNVT; from the exons ATGTATGGGCAGGAACCATTTTGTGTAGTGCTCGTCTTCTGCGAGGAAGCGCTCAGCG aGTGCAGAAGGCTGTTGCAGAGCGGAGACTTTAGGGAGCAGTGGAAGAGTTTTGGGAGGATGACTCAGCAGGGAGCTGTTCTTCAGGGTTACAATAATGAGCTAGTGAAATGCATTGAAGACTTGTGTATGCAAAAAGAAGAACTGAACAAGCAAATCCAgcaagcagaagaggaaaaaaccaaactccaACACGAAATCCAGATCCTGAGTGAACAACTGGAGTGTGTATGTGAAAACCTGGCCCAAAAGGTAGCCTCACGGAATGAGCTGGATGCAATTCTTGCTGAAACTGAAGCTGCTTACATGAAGATTTTGGACAGTTCTAGAACTTTACTCAATGTCCTGAAGAAAGAAGTGGGAAGCTTAAAGCATACACCAGAACTGAAAACCAATGTAACATGA
- the LOC136008007 gene encoding microtubule nucleation factor SSNA1-like isoform X2 codes for MTQQGAVLQGYNNELVKCIEDLCMQKEELNKQIQQAEEEKTKLQHEIQILSEQLECVCENLAQKVASRNELDAILAETEAAYMKILDSSRTLLNVLKKEVGSLKHTPELKTNVT; via the coding sequence ATGACTCAGCAGGGAGCTGTTCTTCAGGGTTACAATAATGAGCTAGTGAAATGCATTGAAGACTTGTGTATGCAAAAAGAAGAACTGAACAAGCAAATCCAgcaagcagaagaggaaaaaaccaaactccaACACGAAATCCAGATCCTGAGTGAACAACTGGAGTGTGTATGTGAAAACCTGGCCCAAAAGGTAGCCTCACGGAATGAGCTGGATGCAATTCTTGCTGAAACTGAAGCTGCTTACATGAAGATTTTGGACAGTTCTAGAACTTTACTCAATGTCCTGAAGAAAGAAGTGGGAAGCTTAAAGCATACACCAGAACTGAAAACCAATGTAACATGA